A stretch of the Candidatus Ozemobacteraceae bacterium genome encodes the following:
- a CDS encoding type II secretion system protein codes for MPRGDLRGKGERRGVALLSLTVVLLILGFSLSLILPRANNEARRAKEDELRFALGEFRRAAERFAAANGRQPLTLDELCRDGEGRRFLRRIYRDPMTGNADWTVLSRDGLFEVRSSSRGTSVGGIPYERFK; via the coding sequence ATGCCGCGTGGTGACCTGCGCGGGAAGGGGGAAAGGCGGGGCGTCGCCTTGCTGTCGCTGACCGTCGTCCTTCTCATCCTGGGTTTTTCCCTGTCGCTCATTTTGCCTCGGGCGAACAACGAGGCTCGGCGGGCAAAAGAGGATGAACTGCGGTTCGCCCTCGGGGAGTTCCGCCGTGCGGCGGAACGCTTCGCGGCGGCGAACGGCCGCCAACCGCTTACCCTCGACGAACTATGCCGCGACGGGGAAGGGCGGCGGTTTCTGCGGCGGATCTACAGAGATCCCATGACGGGAAACGCCGACTGGACGGTGCTGAGTCGCGACGGCCTATTCGAGGTCCGCTCGTCGAGTCGTGGCACGTCTGTGGGCGGAATTCCATACGAACGATTCAAATAA
- a CDS encoding SpoIID/LytB domain-containing protein — MRVFRFASFLLAVILFASLAHPVEAATPWKRQMRIGLYHLGVPRQFQVTSADGPLEVYDPFSRTVLLAGPASSATVICLNGHMQVSMPMHGSVAAPYPLVFSSLGRRKPALHISTPPYRGETYRGSLAVAPWRDRLFAVNLVDLEEYLRSVVPAEIGGKAPTSALEAQAVAARSYALRNHRRHAPNGFDLCDEVHCQVYRGLRTESVPSGQAVQRTAGWVLTHGAYLANTVYHANCGGHLASSQDVWKGAPVPYLTGHPDRIGSHGFFCAPEEQKSAPDSKSPAAKPGKTAPAAASSHTRNPTEKAVRLSTAMTGHLARHPSRGHRVGLCQDGAIGMAKAGYNGAAILNFYYPGTNLCVISSNLQLAQMTTTPSAPSAPPAAPRFGSGETRSTTAVRRATPARHQPTERIARTPAASSEPNAFSLNLRKWFWTALSPHASPSDTKIASAPLPKADRKKISGEPKKKILLSSAIRTPKGGGRSSSKSTRRNARR, encoded by the coding sequence ATGCGTGTTTTCCGTTTCGCCTCTTTTCTCCTGGCGGTCATTCTCTTCGCCTCCCTTGCACATCCCGTCGAGGCGGCCACGCCGTGGAAGCGCCAGATGCGGATCGGCCTGTATCACCTGGGCGTGCCGCGCCAGTTCCAGGTGACCTCGGCCGACGGCCCGCTCGAGGTCTACGACCCGTTCAGCCGGACCGTTCTTCTCGCTGGTCCCGCATCGTCGGCGACCGTCATCTGCCTGAACGGCCACATGCAGGTCTCGATGCCCATGCACGGCAGCGTCGCCGCCCCGTATCCCCTCGTGTTTTCCTCCCTCGGCCGCCGGAAGCCGGCCCTTCATATCTCCACGCCGCCGTATCGCGGAGAAACCTACCGGGGTTCGCTCGCCGTGGCCCCCTGGCGCGACCGCCTGTTCGCCGTCAACCTCGTCGATCTCGAAGAGTATCTCCGCTCCGTCGTCCCGGCCGAAATCGGCGGAAAGGCCCCGACGTCAGCGCTCGAAGCCCAGGCCGTCGCGGCCCGCTCGTATGCCCTCCGGAACCACCGCCGGCACGCCCCCAACGGCTTCGACCTCTGCGACGAGGTCCACTGCCAGGTCTACCGCGGCCTGCGCACCGAATCCGTTCCGTCGGGCCAGGCCGTCCAGCGAACGGCCGGCTGGGTACTCACCCACGGAGCCTACCTCGCCAACACCGTGTATCACGCGAACTGCGGCGGCCACCTTGCCTCATCGCAGGACGTCTGGAAAGGCGCCCCCGTTCCCTATCTCACCGGACATCCCGACCGCATCGGCAGTCACGGGTTCTTCTGCGCTCCAGAGGAACAGAAGTCCGCCCCCGATTCGAAATCCCCCGCTGCAAAACCGGGCAAGACCGCCCCTGCAGCGGCTTCGAGCCACACCAGGAACCCGACGGAAAAGGCCGTTCGCCTCTCAACCGCAATGACCGGCCATCTCGCGCGCCACCCGAGCCGCGGTCACCGTGTCGGCCTTTGCCAGGACGGTGCGATCGGCATGGCAAAGGCCGGCTACAACGGCGCCGCCATCCTGAACTTTTACTACCCCGGGACGAACCTCTGCGTGATCTCGTCCAATCTCCAGCTCGCGCAGATGACGACAACCCCCTCTGCCCCATCCGCTCCTCCCGCCGCTCCCAGGTTCGGCTCGGGGGAAACACGGTCGACAACGGCTGTCCGCAGGGCCACGCCGGCCAGGCACCAGCCCACGGAGCGCATCGCCAGGACCCCGGCGGCATCTTCCGAACCGAACGCCTTTTCCCTGAATCTCCGGAAGTGGTTCTGGACAGCATTGTCGCCCCACGCTTCGCCCTCCGACACGAAGATCGCCTCTGCCCCTCTCCCGAAAGCCGACCGGAAGAAAATCTCCGGCGAACCGAAGAAAAAAATCCTCCTCTCCTCGGCCATCCGCACCCCGAAAGGCGGCGGCAGGAGCTCGAGCAAATCCACACGCAGGAACGCACGCCGATGA
- a CDS encoding sodium:calcium symporter → MPQREKSKQPPADHLRTEGGEKQPHREHWGSRVGLILAMAGNAVGLGNFLRFPAKAAANGGGAFMIPYFIAFLILGIPLMWVEWGIGRYGGSIGHGTMPGVMHRIVKKPLAKYLGVLSIILGLLTAVYYCYIESWTLSFSYFSVAGRYNDIPGADMSEKRVEMGRFFKEYLGIQEKVKLSTTATSRDIAAVTECMNASEVTSELKYDPKRDGEWNAFDPTLDRSKRPFVEATLKNKYFTNGSTAYIFFIITILINFYFLYRGLSGGIERLGKIGMPILFVFAIILAMRVLTMGRPEGCNWSVLDGMNFLWVPKFDQLGQASVWLAAAGQIFFTLSLGQGAIQAYASYLSNKDDVVLTGLSTASLNEFAEVVLGGSIAIPAAVAFFGPAVTTDIARSGAFDLGFQCMPLIFTKITMGWFFGALWFGLLFIAGITSSVALLTPPITFLKDEMKFSHPKAVVTVTALTVTFAHACVFFFDRGLVDELDYWVGTLGLVVYALLEIIVFLWIFGGENAWKEIHKGCDMKIPRIFYYIMRYITPLYIGALLFVWGIQDGWGILVMQNVPVENRPYIWACRVGMLAVTAFFLHLIWKRFRDEDNDSYWLPTAIWGYPLLVLIATYPGLLGIDTNGLLLLVISWTAVLSLSVYTIYRMCTVPPKRNDDFPDDVDAVADKTAG, encoded by the coding sequence ATGCCGCAGAGAGAAAAATCGAAACAACCGCCTGCCGACCATCTCAGAACCGAGGGCGGAGAAAAACAACCCCATCGCGAACACTGGGGGTCGAGAGTCGGTCTGATTCTCGCGATGGCGGGAAACGCCGTCGGTCTCGGCAACTTCCTCCGGTTCCCCGCCAAGGCGGCGGCAAACGGCGGCGGCGCGTTCATGATTCCCTACTTCATCGCGTTCCTGATTCTCGGCATTCCCCTGATGTGGGTCGAGTGGGGCATCGGCCGCTACGGCGGCTCGATCGGCCACGGCACGATGCCCGGCGTCATGCATCGCATCGTGAAAAAGCCTCTCGCCAAGTATCTCGGCGTGCTCAGCATCATTCTCGGCCTTCTGACGGCCGTCTATTACTGCTATATCGAGTCTTGGACGCTGTCGTTCAGCTACTTTTCCGTGGCAGGCCGGTATAACGACATCCCAGGCGCCGACATGTCGGAAAAACGCGTCGAAATGGGTCGCTTTTTCAAGGAGTATCTCGGCATCCAGGAAAAGGTGAAGTTGTCGACGACCGCCACGTCCCGCGACATCGCCGCGGTGACGGAGTGCATGAACGCCTCCGAGGTAACGTCGGAGCTGAAATACGATCCCAAGCGGGACGGCGAGTGGAACGCCTTCGACCCGACCCTCGATCGTTCGAAACGGCCCTTCGTCGAGGCGACGCTCAAAAACAAGTATTTCACGAATGGTAGTACAGCATATATATTTTTCATCATAACGATCCTGATTAATTTCTATTTCCTGTATCGAGGGCTGTCCGGTGGTATCGAGCGGCTCGGAAAGATCGGCATGCCGATCCTGTTCGTCTTCGCGATCATTCTCGCCATGCGCGTTCTGACGATGGGGCGGCCGGAGGGATGCAACTGGAGCGTCCTCGACGGGATGAACTTTCTCTGGGTGCCGAAGTTCGACCAACTCGGCCAGGCATCCGTCTGGCTCGCCGCCGCCGGGCAGATCTTCTTCACGCTGTCGCTCGGCCAGGGCGCGATCCAGGCCTACGCCAGCTACCTGTCGAACAAAGACGACGTCGTCCTGACCGGCCTTTCGACGGCCTCGCTCAACGAGTTCGCCGAGGTCGTCCTGGGCGGTTCGATCGCGATTCCGGCCGCCGTCGCGTTCTTCGGCCCCGCCGTCACGACCGACATCGCCCGTTCCGGCGCGTTCGATCTCGGCTTCCAGTGCATGCCGCTGATCTTCACGAAGATCACGATGGGCTGGTTCTTCGGCGCCCTCTGGTTCGGGCTTCTCTTCATCGCCGGCATCACCTCCTCCGTCGCTCTGCTGACGCCGCCGATCACCTTCCTGAAGGACGAGATGAAATTTTCGCATCCGAAGGCCGTCGTCACGGTCACGGCCCTCACCGTCACCTTCGCGCACGCCTGCGTCTTCTTCTTCGACAGGGGCCTCGTCGACGAACTCGACTACTGGGTGGGCACGCTCGGCCTCGTCGTCTACGCACTGCTCGAGATCATCGTCTTCCTGTGGATCTTCGGCGGCGAGAACGCCTGGAAGGAAATCCACAAGGGCTGCGACATGAAGATCCCGCGGATATTCTATTATATCATGCGTTATATCACTCCGCTGTACATCGGCGCGCTCCTGTTCGTCTGGGGCATACAGGACGGATGGGGCATCCTGGTGATGCAGAACGTCCCTGTCGAGAACCGCCCGTATATCTGGGCCTGCCGGGTCGGCATGCTGGCCGTCACGGCGTTCTTCCTCCACCTGATCTGGAAGAGGTTCAGGGACGAGGACAACGACTCGTATTGGCTGCCCACAGCGATCTGGGGCTATCCGCTCCTCGTGCTGATCGCCACGTATCCCGGCCTGCTCGGCATCGACACGAACGGCCTCCTCCTGCTTGTCATTTCATGGACAGCCGTTCTGAGCCTCAGCGTCTACACCATCTACCGGATGTGCACCGTTCCGCCGAAGCGCAACGACGATTTTCCGGATGATGTCGATGCCGTGGCCGACAAGACCGCGGGCTGA
- a CDS encoding ABC transporter permease, with amino-acid sequence MTELIASIVSRSIAASTPLLIGTLGEILAERAGVMNLGVEGMMAFGAVAGFAVALHTKSAWLGLLAAILAGALLALIHAILTVKLRANQVVSGLALTTLGLGLSGLIGRKLIGKPLQAKFSALDIPLLSDLPVVGKALFGHDILVYATLLATILLWFFLYRTKYGLAVRSAGENPLATETMSIDVVLLRILFVVIGGAFAGAAGGYLSLAYIPAWIEGMTAGRGWIVIALTMFSLWDPIRALAGSLLFGGLFVGQYFLQPYGISPNLLMMLPYLATLAALVQGATASKTRGRSAPASLGVPYERGER; translated from the coding sequence ATGACGGAACTCATCGCATCGATCGTCAGTCGCAGCATCGCCGCGAGCACCCCTCTGCTGATCGGCACCCTGGGCGAGATCCTCGCCGAGCGCGCCGGCGTCATGAATCTCGGCGTCGAAGGAATGATGGCCTTCGGCGCCGTCGCGGGCTTCGCCGTCGCCCTCCATACGAAAAGCGCCTGGCTCGGCCTGCTCGCCGCCATTCTTGCGGGAGCTCTTCTGGCACTCATCCACGCGATCCTCACGGTGAAACTGCGGGCGAACCAGGTCGTTTCCGGCCTCGCGCTGACGACGCTCGGTCTCGGCCTCAGCGGCCTGATCGGCCGAAAACTCATCGGGAAACCGCTTCAAGCCAAGTTTTCCGCTCTCGACATTCCGTTGCTCAGCGACCTTCCCGTCGTCGGGAAGGCGTTGTTCGGCCACGACATCCTCGTCTACGCCACGCTCCTCGCGACGATTCTTCTCTGGTTTTTCCTTTATCGCACGAAATACGGTCTCGCCGTCCGCTCGGCGGGCGAAAATCCCCTTGCAACCGAAACGATGAGCATCGACGTCGTTCTGCTTCGCATCCTGTTCGTCGTCATCGGCGGGGCGTTCGCCGGAGCGGCGGGCGGGTATCTCTCGCTCGCCTACATCCCGGCCTGGATCGAAGGGATGACGGCCGGCCGCGGCTGGATCGTCATCGCCCTGACGATGTTCTCCCTGTGGGACCCGATCCGGGCGCTCGCCGGTTCGCTGCTGTTCGGCGGCCTTTTCGTCGGCCAGTATTTCCTGCAGCCGTACGGCATCTCGCCGAACCTCCTGATGATGCTTCCTTACCTGGCGACCCTCGCGGCTCTCGTCCAGGGCGCGACCGCGTCGAAAACCCGGGGCCGCTCTGCCCCGGCCTCGCTCGGCGTTCCCTACGAGCGGGGGGAACGGTAA
- the recN gene encoding DNA repair protein RecN, translating to MISELQLEHFLFMPDAHIEFTPGLNVITGETGAGKSILLEAVKLILGKKARSGLVLPGRPSARLQARFDLSGEPALKSRLADAGLLNDDDPDTLLISRTFKAEGSDKLLINGIMTTSAALRDLGGLLMEIHGQNEHQTLLVPEVQRHLLDRMGGDAHQKLLTVLSSAYTEHERIRRELEHLEQRLESGAARLDQVNAALQDLEALRLTDPAEEEQLKEECHKLAHAEQLSESIADVIHALEGDDEESGALRSLHRAREAAVKAGGIDPRLMPFAERLEALYYEASDIESSFRREADVEYDPKRLSLVQSRLSAFQQACRRHRTDFTGLFGLIESMKREVAELTAPDSTRNRLKHALTEAATHLAKAAGDVTKARKAIAARLEKQVSTVMEQLGFNAARFTIEMKPVQIGPAGQESIEFLVALNPGAPGGPLRKIASGGELSRVALALKQVLAEGDDLPTLLFDEIDAGIGGTTAEAVAESLERLSRKKQVVLVTHLHQIAKEADRHFTVTKQVVGGETVVRIGEVRKSEREAEIARMLGRTGAEGLAFAKALLRREQAPKADARAS from the coding sequence ATGATCTCCGAACTCCAACTCGAACACTTCCTCTTCATGCCGGACGCCCATATCGAGTTCACGCCCGGCCTCAACGTCATCACCGGCGAAACGGGCGCCGGCAAGAGCATCCTGCTCGAAGCCGTCAAGCTCATCCTCGGGAAAAAAGCCCGCAGCGGCCTTGTCCTTCCCGGCAGGCCGTCCGCCCGCCTTCAGGCCCGCTTCGACCTGTCCGGCGAGCCGGCCCTCAAGAGCCGGCTCGCCGACGCCGGGCTTCTGAACGACGACGATCCCGACACGCTGCTGATCTCACGCACCTTCAAGGCGGAGGGCAGCGACAAGCTCCTGATCAACGGCATCATGACGACGTCGGCGGCCCTGCGCGACCTGGGCGGTCTGTTGATGGAGATCCACGGCCAGAACGAGCACCAGACCCTGCTCGTCCCCGAGGTCCAGCGGCACCTGCTCGACCGGATGGGCGGCGACGCGCATCAGAAGCTGCTGACCGTCCTCTCCTCGGCATATACCGAGCACGAGCGCATCCGACGCGAGCTCGAGCATCTCGAGCAGCGTCTGGAATCTGGCGCCGCGAGGCTCGACCAGGTGAACGCCGCCCTCCAGGACCTCGAGGCTCTCCGGCTGACCGACCCGGCCGAAGAGGAGCAGCTCAAGGAGGAGTGTCACAAGCTCGCGCACGCCGAACAGCTGTCTGAATCTATAGCTGACGTTATCCATGCTCTCGAGGGCGACGACGAGGAGAGTGGCGCGCTCAGGAGCCTCCATCGGGCCCGGGAAGCCGCCGTGAAGGCGGGAGGAATCGATCCCCGGCTCATGCCCTTCGCCGAGAGGCTCGAAGCCCTGTATTATGAAGCAAGTGATATAGAAAGCAGTTTCCGTCGCGAAGCGGACGTCGAATACGATCCGAAGCGACTCTCCCTCGTTCAATCCCGCCTCTCCGCCTTCCAGCAGGCGTGCCGTCGTCACCGCACAGATTTCACAGGGCTATTCGGCCTGATCGAGAGCATGAAACGCGAAGTCGCCGAACTCACCGCGCCGGACTCGACCCGGAACAGGCTGAAGCATGCCCTCACAGAGGCCGCGACCCACTTGGCGAAAGCCGCCGGCGATGTGACGAAAGCCCGGAAAGCGATTGCCGCCCGTCTCGAAAAGCAGGTTTCAACGGTCATGGAGCAGCTCGGGTTCAATGCCGCCCGCTTTACCATCGAGATGAAGCCCGTTCAGATCGGGCCGGCCGGCCAGGAGAGCATCGAGTTTCTCGTCGCGCTCAATCCAGGCGCTCCAGGCGGCCCGCTCCGCAAGATCGCCTCTGGGGGCGAGTTGTCCCGCGTCGCGCTCGCGCTCAAGCAGGTCCTCGCCGAAGGCGACGACCTGCCGACCCTGTTGTTCGACGAGATCGACGCAGGGATCGGCGGCACAACGGCAGAAGCGGTCGCCGAAAGTCTCGAGCGGCTTTCGCGAAAGAAGCAGGTGGTGCTGGTGACGCACCTTCACCAGATCGCCAAGGAGGCGGACAGGCACTTCACGGTCACCAAGCAGGTGGTCGGAGGCGAGACCGTCGTCAGGATCGGGGAGGTTCGCAAATCCGAGCGCGAGGCAGAGATCGCCCGAATGCTCGGCCGCACGGGAGCCGAAGGCCTAGCCTTCGCGAAGGCCCTTTTGCGCCGAGAACAGGCTCCCAAAGCGGATGCGCGGGCCTCATAG
- a CDS encoding ABC transporter permease: MWKWRLESVSTPSSVRVGATMVLSILAGLSLGCLLFLVMGVSPLAAMVKMASGSFGSWYGFKETVTKAVPLTLIGAGLAICFRARIWNIGAEGQLLFGAIAATWVGLGLGHHLPGWLGIAAMFAAGALAGGIWAAVPAFMRVRWGVNEAVSSLLLNYVAAEFVQFLIYGPWKGKTQFGFPYSDDLPNALWLPTFYGSRLSWLPLVLAGAVVVLLTVLSAKTRFGYDVRVVGENPEAAAYAGIPFGRTVFAIMVLSGALAGIAGATEIAGVHHHLTYPWSISSGYGFTAILTAFLARLNPAWTWLSAILFGGLLVGGDVIQTSLGLPFATVNIFNGLVLIAILAGEFMIGHRFVRIQHTGDSR; this comes from the coding sequence ATGTGGAAATGGCGCCTCGAGTCGGTTTCCACCCCGTCGTCGGTGCGCGTCGGGGCGACGATGGTCCTCTCCATCCTCGCCGGCCTGTCGCTGGGCTGTCTGCTGTTCCTGGTAATGGGCGTCTCACCGCTTGCCGCCATGGTAAAAATGGCTTCCGGCTCCTTCGGAAGCTGGTATGGGTTCAAGGAAACCGTGACGAAGGCCGTCCCGCTCACCCTGATCGGCGCCGGGCTCGCGATCTGTTTCCGAGCCCGTATCTGGAACATCGGCGCCGAAGGCCAGCTTCTGTTCGGCGCGATCGCGGCCACATGGGTCGGTCTGGGGCTCGGGCATCACCTTCCCGGCTGGCTCGGCATCGCGGCGATGTTCGCGGCCGGAGCGCTCGCCGGGGGAATCTGGGCGGCGGTTCCCGCGTTCATGCGCGTCAGGTGGGGAGTGAACGAGGCGGTCAGCTCGCTGTTGCTCAATTACGTCGCCGCCGAGTTCGTCCAGTTCCTCATCTACGGGCCCTGGAAAGGCAAGACCCAGTTCGGGTTCCCCTACTCCGACGACCTGCCGAACGCGCTCTGGCTGCCGACGTTTTACGGTTCCCGCCTGTCGTGGCTCCCGCTCGTTCTCGCCGGGGCGGTCGTGGTCCTTCTCACCGTTCTCTCGGCGAAGACCCGATTCGGATACGACGTTCGCGTCGTCGGCGAAAATCCGGAAGCGGCCGCCTATGCCGGGATTCCCTTCGGGCGGACGGTGTTTGCGATCATGGTCCTGAGCGGCGCGCTCGCCGGCATCGCCGGTGCGACCGAGATCGCCGGCGTCCATCACCATCTGACGTACCCATGGTCCATTTCCTCCGGCTACGGCTTCACGGCTATCCTGACGGCGTTCCTCGCCCGCCTGAATCCAGCATGGACCTGGCTTTCCGCCATTCTCTTCGGCGGTCTGCTCGTGGGCGGCGACGTCATCCAGACGTCTCTCGGCCTCCCTTTCGCCACCGTGAACATTTTCAACGGCCTCGTCCTGATCGCCATCCTGGCCGGAGAGTTCATGATCGGCCACCGATTCGTCCGCATCCAGCACACCGGAGACTCCCGATGA
- a CDS encoding prepilin-type N-terminal cleavage/methylation domain-containing protein yields MRCCLRKRARGFTLIEMSVVVAIIGILYFTVAPMYGSTIQKTREIALKEDLHVMRKVLDQYYRDRGAWPEGLDALVRDGYIRSIPADPITGKTDTWKTIPSEDGLADVFDIRSGATGASSDGSAYAAW; encoded by the coding sequence ATGAGATGCTGTCTGAGAAAGCGGGCGCGCGGTTTCACGCTCATCGAGATGAGCGTGGTCGTCGCCATCATCGGCATTCTGTATTTCACCGTTGCCCCCATGTACGGCTCGACGATCCAGAAAACCCGCGAGATCGCGCTGAAAGAGGATCTGCACGTCATGCGCAAGGTGCTCGACCAGTATTATCGCGACCGCGGCGCCTGGCCGGAAGGTCTCGACGCCCTCGTCCGGGATGGATACATTCGCTCGATCCCCGCCGATCCCATCACGGGAAAGACCGATACGTGGAAAACGATCCCCTCCGAAGACGGCCTTGCCGACGTGTTCGACATCCGCTCCGGCGCGACCGGGGCATCGAGCGACGGGAGCGCCTATGCCGCGTGGTGA
- a CDS encoding ABC transporter ATP-binding protein — MSASHQRLEMLGISKRFGSTQANYLVNLSVSAGEVVGLLGENGAGKSTLMNILYGLHRPDAGAIFLDGVQIDVSSPAAARAFGIGMVHQHFMLVQNHTVAENIALALSEAPAWNPVPYARAKIEEFGGRYGLKIDPGARVSDLSAGEQQRVELLKALMSGAKWLVLDEPTSVLTPREADELFVLLKRMTGEGHGIIFISHKLDEVLAITDRVVVLRHGRPAGECRTKDADQASLARLMIGRQIDKPSISNLTVPGEAVLDVRRLSAAGSRGPLTVNDASFVVRGGEIIGIAGISGNGQRELLETIAGMRPATAGTVSLCGVDITDHDVRTRTAAGLAFVPEDRLHTGTVPSFSLTDNAILRDAHRDLFSRNGFLDTAKARERSERLISEYEVAAPGPDTPLRNLSGGNIQKFLLGRELDASPKLLLAAHPTYGVDIAAAAVIHRVILERKAAGAAILLVSEDLDELLALSDKIGVMFRGELRAMFPREKATRERIGLLMGGAPATPEEVP, encoded by the coding sequence GTGAGCGCCTCCCACCAGCGCCTCGAGATGCTCGGCATCTCGAAGCGCTTCGGTTCGACCCAGGCGAATTATCTCGTCAACCTCTCCGTCTCGGCGGGCGAGGTCGTCGGTCTGCTCGGCGAGAACGGCGCCGGCAAGAGCACCCTGATGAACATCCTGTATGGCCTTCACCGGCCTGACGCGGGGGCCATCTTCCTCGACGGGGTCCAGATCGACGTCTCCTCTCCGGCCGCCGCGCGGGCGTTCGGCATCGGCATGGTCCATCAGCATTTCATGCTCGTCCAGAACCATACCGTCGCGGAAAACATCGCGCTCGCCCTCTCCGAAGCCCCCGCCTGGAACCCCGTTCCCTACGCCCGCGCGAAGATCGAGGAGTTCGGCGGCCGGTACGGCCTGAAGATCGATCCCGGCGCGAGGGTCAGCGACCTTTCCGCCGGCGAGCAGCAGCGCGTCGAACTGCTCAAGGCGCTGATGAGCGGAGCGAAATGGCTCGTTCTCGACGAACCGACCTCGGTCCTCACCCCCCGCGAAGCAGACGAGCTGTTCGTGCTCCTGAAGCGGATGACGGGCGAAGGCCACGGGATCATCTTCATCAGCCACAAGCTCGACGAGGTGCTCGCGATCACCGACCGGGTCGTCGTCCTGCGCCACGGCCGGCCGGCCGGCGAGTGCCGGACGAAAGACGCCGACCAGGCATCCCTCGCCCGGCTGATGATCGGCCGCCAGATCGACAAACCGTCGATCTCGAACCTGACGGTACCAGGAGAAGCGGTTCTCGACGTCAGGAGGCTGAGCGCGGCTGGCAGTCGCGGCCCCCTCACGGTAAACGATGCGAGCTTTGTCGTGCGCGGCGGCGAGATCATCGGCATCGCGGGGATATCAGGAAACGGCCAGCGCGAACTTCTCGAGACGATCGCCGGGATGAGGCCCGCGACCGCGGGAACGGTCAGCCTCTGCGGCGTCGATATCACCGACCACGATGTCCGCACCAGGACGGCCGCGGGCCTTGCGTTCGTTCCCGAAGACCGGCTTCACACCGGGACGGTTCCCTCATTCAGTCTCACCGACAATGCGATTCTCCGGGACGCTCACCGGGATCTGTTTTCCCGGAACGGCTTCCTCGATACCGCCAAAGCTCGCGAGCGTTCGGAGAGGCTCATCTCCGAATACGAGGTGGCGGCTCCCGGCCCCGACACGCCGTTGCGAAACCTTTCGGGCGGCAATATCCAGAAGTTCCTTCTCGGCCGCGAGTTGGACGCATCGCCCAAGCTCCTGCTGGCGGCACATCCGACGTACGGCGTGGATATCGCTGCGGCGGCCGTCATCCATCGCGTCATACTCGAGCGAAAAGCCGCCGGCGCCGCGATCCTCCTCGTGTCCGAAGATCTCGACGAACTCCTGGCCCTCTCCGACAAAATCGGCGTGATGTTCCGCGGTGAGCTTCGCGCCATGTTCCCCCGCGAGAAGGCAACGCGCGAGCGTATCGGCCTTCTCATGGGCGGCGCGCCTGCCACACCGGAGGAAGTGCCGTGA
- a CDS encoding HU family DNA-binding protein, with amino-acid sequence MNKQDLLKTVAKKAAITNVESEAVLKAFVDSVKDTLKKGDKVQLVGFGSFVTVKRAARKGVNPKTKKAINIPAKPVAKFVPGKELKDQVNKGK; translated from the coding sequence GTGAACAAGCAGGATCTCTTGAAGACCGTCGCTAAGAAGGCCGCCATCACCAACGTCGAATCCGAAGCCGTCCTGAAGGCTTTTGTTGATTCCGTCAAAGACACCCTGAAGAAGGGTGACAAGGTTCAGCTGGTCGGCTTCGGTTCCTTCGTGACCGTGAAGCGCGCGGCTCGCAAGGGTGTCAACCCCAAGACCAAGAAGGCCATCAATATCCCGGCCAAGCCCGTTGCCAAGTTCGTCCCCGGCAAGGAGCTGAAGGACCAGGTCAACAAGGGTAAATAA